Proteins encoded in a region of the Flammeovirga yaeyamensis genome:
- a CDS encoding LTA synthase family protein, which produces MSQKTKTTSILFVNIYRFLLILSLYSSARFIFFFLNSTYFPDADVITLFLGGIKFDLPAAIYTNAIFVLMSLFPSQVRYNKVYQNVIKYSVFIVNAITLAMNLADTIFFKFTSKRTTASIFQEFAHEENGATLFFRFLFVDYWYMTVLWVVQMFLFIVAYNNVVLTKPRVKQPVLKYTLIHSVIFLVSAGLLGGAARGGFDGTTRPISLNNAGEFVKKPLEMSVVLNTPFAMLRTINKKIAHKRTYFSQEELSKIYSAYHHPNQEKPQKKMNVVTIVIESFGREYVSAMNQDPLDPNYVGYTPFTDSLIQHSKAYVNAFANGRKSISALPSVIASIPNFYSPFVLSHYSTNSINSIASVLKEEGYYSAFFHGAPNGSMGFEAFMNVAGYDDYYGMTEYNNDDDFDGTWGIWDEPFLQYYAETMNTFKEPFLSSLFTLSSHHPFKIPEKYEDTFKGGPLPLNRGTQYTDYALKRFFETASKMPWFKNTIFVITADHTNQVYYPEYTTSLGLFKVPIIYYVPGDENFVGMDSTITQQIDIFPTIMDYLGVKQDYISFGSSAIDSTGKHFAVNFLDPGTFQVTEGDYTLGFDGEKVTFMYNFKTDRMQEHDLKGTGLAEEKQLEDLAKGIMQEFSERAIDNRMTARGSEE; this is translated from the coding sequence ATGTCGCAAAAAACAAAAACGACAAGTATCTTATTTGTCAACATATACAGATTTTTATTGATATTAAGTTTGTATTCATCTGCACGATTCATATTCTTCTTTTTAAATAGCACCTATTTTCCCGATGCAGACGTCATCACCCTCTTTCTAGGAGGAATAAAATTTGATTTGCCTGCAGCGATTTATACCAATGCCATCTTTGTATTGATGAGCTTGTTCCCTTCACAAGTAAGGTACAATAAGGTATATCAAAATGTGATCAAGTATTCTGTATTTATCGTTAATGCCATTACTTTGGCGATGAACTTGGCAGATACCATCTTCTTTAAATTTACATCTAAAAGAACAACAGCATCTATATTTCAAGAATTTGCTCATGAGGAAAATGGAGCGACTTTATTCTTCCGTTTCCTATTTGTTGATTATTGGTACATGACGGTTTTATGGGTTGTACAAATGTTCTTATTTATAGTCGCCTATAATAATGTGGTGTTGACTAAACCAAGAGTGAAACAACCTGTCTTAAAATATACTTTGATTCATTCAGTGATATTTTTAGTATCAGCAGGTTTGTTAGGTGGTGCTGCGCGAGGTGGTTTTGATGGAACAACAAGACCAATTTCGTTAAATAATGCTGGGGAGTTTGTTAAAAAGCCTCTTGAAATGTCGGTGGTATTGAACACTCCTTTTGCCATGTTGCGTACGATCAACAAAAAAATAGCACACAAAAGAACGTATTTCTCTCAAGAGGAATTATCAAAAATATATTCGGCATATCATCACCCTAACCAAGAGAAACCACAAAAGAAAATGAATGTGGTGACGATTGTGATTGAAAGTTTTGGTCGTGAATATGTATCGGCAATGAATCAGGATCCTTTAGATCCAAACTATGTAGGATACACACCTTTTACAGATTCTTTGATTCAACATTCCAAAGCTTATGTGAACGCATTTGCCAATGGTCGAAAATCAATTTCTGCTTTGCCTTCTGTGATTGCAAGTATTCCTAATTTCTATTCGCCATTTGTATTATCACATTATTCAACAAACTCTATTAATAGTATTGCTTCTGTTTTAAAGGAAGAAGGATACTATTCGGCCTTTTTCCATGGTGCACCCAATGGATCGATGGGGTTTGAAGCCTTCATGAATGTGGCGGGGTATGACGATTATTACGGTATGACCGAATATAACAACGACGACGATTTTGATGGCACTTGGGGTATTTGGGACGAACCGTTCTTACAATACTATGCGGAGACAATGAATACTTTCAAGGAACCGTTTTTAAGTTCATTATTTACTCTGTCATCTCACCATCCATTTAAGATTCCAGAAAAATACGAAGACACATTTAAGGGTGGTCCACTACCTCTAAACCGAGGAACACAATACACCGATTATGCTTTGAAACGATTCTTCGAGACAGCATCAAAAATGCCTTGGTTTAAGAATACAATATTTGTGATTACGGCGGATCATACCAACCAAGTGTATTATCCTGAATACACCACAAGCCTTGGCCTATTTAAGGTACCTATCATTTATTATGTTCCAGGTGATGAAAACTTTGTTGGTATGGATTCTACCATCACCCAACAAATTGATATTTTCCCAACCATCATGGATTACCTAGGAGTGAAGCAAGACTATATTTCTTTCGGATCATCAGCAATTGATTCTACAGGAAAACATTTTGCCGTAAACTTTCTCGATCCGGGTACTTTCCAAGTCACAGAAGGAGATTATACTTTAGGTTTTGACGGAGAAAAGGTCACTTTCATGTATAACTTCAAAACCGACCGCATGCAGGAACATGATTTGAAAGGAACAGGTTTGGCAGAGGAAAAACAATTGGAAGATTTGGCAAAAGGAATTATGCAGGAGTTCTCGGAGAGGGCGATTGATAATAGGATGACAGCGAGGGGGAGTGAAGAGTGA
- a CDS encoding carboxypeptidase-like regulatory domain-containing protein, translated as MKTGIKLTIETPCHEDPTNFKPTKKGGFCSHCQKEVVNFTGMTDKQIIQYLEQSKGKVCGRFKEDQLKSYSLVQPIPPKKKWFPGVAVISLLSLLPMYDTKAQTDVPIEKTEHKDIEDSQDNKNDIIVSGIVKDEDEQPLPGVSIIIEGSTTGTITNLEGEFKIGSLKEGDILSFQYIGYETQTKKIARNSKNELKVVLTMDYCNLMGNVAVHDIYASNKKTFWQRIKSIF; from the coding sequence ATGAAAACTGGAATAAAGCTAACTATAGAAACTCCTTGTCATGAGGATCCAACCAATTTTAAACCGACTAAGAAAGGTGGTTTTTGTAGTCATTGCCAAAAAGAAGTAGTGAATTTTACTGGTATGACTGATAAACAAATCATTCAGTATTTGGAACAGTCTAAAGGGAAAGTTTGTGGTCGTTTTAAAGAGGACCAATTAAAAAGTTATTCTCTTGTTCAGCCAATACCACCAAAAAAGAAATGGTTTCCTGGAGTGGCTGTGATATCATTACTTTCTCTTTTACCTATGTATGATACTAAAGCGCAAACGGATGTACCTATAGAAAAAACGGAACACAAGGATATTGAAGATAGTCAGGATAATAAAAATGATATTATTGTCAGCGGTATTGTTAAAGATGAAGATGAACAGCCATTACCTGGAGTAAGTATAATCATAGAGGGGTCCACAACGGGAACTATAACCAATTTAGAGGGAGAATTTAAAATTGGTTCTTTAAAGGAGGGAGATATTTTATCTTTTCAATACATTGGATATGAAACCCAAACGAAAAAAATTGCCCGAAATTCAAAAAATGAATTAAAAGTTGTATTGACTATGGATTATTGCAATTTGATGGGTAATGTAGCTGTACATGATATTTATGCATCCAACAAGAAAACCTTTTGGCAAAGAATCAAATCAATTTTTTAA
- a CDS encoding transglutaminase domain-containing protein, with translation MKKFIFFFLLSLSIQAQTTCNKLNEYHKADSIALNYKGSELTELYHLTINLTKDLSSDIDKYRSIFYWICTNIQGDRLNNSKNQQMRKKYAKDEAKLKEWNDSFARKSFKILVEDHKTVCTGYAYLLRSMCKMVDIECVIVDGFGRNIQSASLSKKSLPNHSWNAVKLDGKWYLSDPTWASGYFKNNEYTFTFDFNEGYFLSSPEQFILTHFPLDEKWQLLDNHLTFDEFTQKPLHYHFAFSHQIFLESPSTFSNQVMKNEEFMITLKAIDINSEKLSLRYGKELYPLKAEITTSSKDSIIIKLKLRSKGYYDIHVFYGEEIVATLNYKSSGKMKN, from the coding sequence ATGAAGAAATTCATCTTTTTCTTTTTACTTTCTCTTTCAATTCAAGCTCAAACCACTTGCAATAAACTAAACGAATATCATAAAGCAGATAGTATTGCATTAAACTATAAAGGAAGTGAACTGACAGAACTTTATCATCTTACAATAAACCTTACCAAAGATTTATCATCTGATATCGATAAATACAGAAGTATTTTTTATTGGATCTGTACTAATATACAAGGAGACCGTCTCAATAATTCCAAAAATCAGCAGATGCGGAAGAAGTATGCTAAAGATGAGGCAAAGCTGAAAGAATGGAATGATAGTTTTGCTCGAAAATCTTTCAAAATTTTAGTTGAAGATCATAAAACCGTTTGTACCGGTTATGCTTATTTATTAAGATCTATGTGTAAAATGGTCGACATTGAATGTGTTATTGTTGATGGCTTTGGAAGAAATATTCAATCCGCTTCTCTTTCAAAAAAAAGTCTTCCAAATCATTCTTGGAATGCTGTTAAGTTAGACGGGAAGTGGTATTTATCAGATCCAACTTGGGCAAGTGGTTACTTTAAAAATAACGAATACACCTTTACTTTCGATTTCAATGAAGGATATTTCTTGTCGAGTCCTGAACAATTTATCCTCACTCATTTTCCTTTGGATGAAAAATGGCAGCTTTTAGATAATCATTTGACATTTGATGAATTTACTCAAAAGCCATTGCATTATCACTTTGCCTTTTCACATCAGATTTTTCTAGAGAGTCCTTCTACTTTTAGTAATCAAGTGATGAAAAATGAAGAGTTTATGATCACTCTAAAAGCTATTGATATTAATTCTGAGAAGTTGAGTTTAAGGTATGGTAAAGAATTGTATCCCTTAAAAGCAGAAATAACAACATCATCAAAAGATAGTATCATTATAAAATTAAAACTCCGTTCTAAGGGATATTATGATATTCATGTTTTTTATGGAGAAGAGATTGTGGCTACTCTCAACTACAAATCCTCGGGGAAAATGAAAAATTAA